One Micromonospora eburnea genomic region harbors:
- a CDS encoding inositol monophosphatase family protein has protein sequence MMDSDVAVAVAAAEAGAAVVRSRYGATLTRVEKSGGDFATEADLDAEQAILDVIRAARPDDAVLGEESGRTGSATADRTWLVDPLCGTLNYAARMPLVAVNVALRTGTDTTAAAVADPFAGEVFWTDGGPAQVRRDGVAGPLTPSAESRLVDVNLDPPFPNDPAFRAVRLLGHPEFVARFRPRVVSTTLAVAWVAAGRRAAYVTDGHLRDSVHFAAGIALCRAAGCVVTGIHGQPLHTGAEGLLVAADHDTHRALLALVREQFAA, from the coding sequence ATCATGGATAGTGACGTGGCGGTGGCGGTGGCCGCGGCGGAGGCCGGCGCCGCCGTCGTACGTTCCCGGTACGGGGCAACGCTGACGCGGGTGGAGAAGTCCGGGGGTGACTTCGCCACCGAAGCCGACCTCGACGCGGAACAGGCGATCCTCGACGTCATCCGGGCCGCTCGGCCGGATGACGCGGTGCTCGGGGAGGAGAGCGGACGCACCGGATCCGCCACCGCCGACCGGACCTGGCTGGTCGATCCGCTCTGCGGCACCCTGAACTACGCGGCCCGGATGCCGCTGGTCGCGGTGAACGTGGCTCTGCGTACCGGCACCGACACGACGGCGGCCGCCGTGGCCGATCCCTTCGCCGGGGAGGTGTTCTGGACCGACGGCGGCCCGGCACAGGTCCGCCGCGACGGGGTGGCCGGACCGCTCACACCGTCCGCCGAGTCACGGCTGGTGGACGTCAACCTCGACCCGCCGTTTCCGAACGATCCCGCGTTCCGGGCCGTACGGTTGCTCGGCCACCCGGAGTTCGTGGCGCGGTTCCGGCCCCGGGTGGTCTCCACGACCCTGGCGGTGGCCTGGGTCGCCGCCGGCCGGCGGGCGGCGTACGTGACGGACGGCCACCTGCGGGACAGCGTGCACTTCGCCGCCGGGATCGCCCTGTGCCGGGCCGCCGGCTGCGTGGTGACCGGCATCCACGGGCAGCCACTGCACACCGGCGCGGAGGGACTGCTGGTGGCGGCGGACCACGACACGCACCGCGCCCTGCTGGCCCTCGTTCGGGAACAGTTCGCGGCCTGA
- a CDS encoding alpha/beta fold hydrolase: MTIAPPPADELIVAGRRVRCRIAGDGPPVVLLHGIGRTLDDFAAQHALLARDHRVVSVDLPGHGGSAPLDVPHTLPALATAVAQVLDTAGITGPVHLVGNSLGGAVAMRLAADDPARAASLVLVNSAGFGREVTVALRLLALRPLGRLLLRPYPAVARRTEQAIFHDPAYVTEERIATALAVARQPHATRVMLELVRSLGTWRGVRPQWRRELLAAVAALDLPTLVVWGDRDQILPAGHLANARTRLPKARGHLFRDTGHMPQIERAAAFHALVTEFWARPPAG; encoded by the coding sequence ATGACCATTGCCCCGCCGCCGGCCGATGAGCTGATCGTCGCCGGCCGGCGGGTCCGCTGCCGGATCGCCGGCGACGGCCCGCCGGTGGTGCTGCTGCACGGCATCGGCCGTACCCTCGACGATTTCGCCGCCCAGCACGCGCTGCTGGCCCGAGACCACCGGGTGGTCAGCGTCGACCTGCCCGGTCACGGCGGCAGCGCGCCGCTGGACGTCCCGCACACCCTCCCGGCCCTGGCCACGGCCGTCGCGCAGGTCCTGGACACGGCCGGGATCACCGGCCCGGTGCACCTGGTCGGCAACTCCCTCGGCGGCGCGGTGGCGATGCGCCTCGCCGCCGACGACCCGGCCCGGGCGGCGAGCCTGGTGCTGGTCAACAGCGCCGGCTTCGGCCGGGAGGTCACCGTCGCGCTGCGGCTGCTCGCGCTGCGCCCGCTGGGTCGGCTGCTGCTGCGCCCGTACCCGGCGGTCGCCCGCCGCACCGAGCAGGCCATTTTCCACGACCCGGCGTACGTCACCGAGGAGCGCATCGCCACCGCTCTCGCGGTGGCCCGGCAGCCGCACGCCACCCGGGTGATGCTGGAACTGGTCCGCAGCCTCGGCACCTGGCGGGGCGTACGGCCGCAGTGGCGGCGGGAGTTGCTCGCCGCGGTGGCCGCACTGGACCTGCCCACGCTGGTCGTGTGGGGCGACCGGGACCAGATCCTGCCGGCCGGCCACCTGGCCAACGCTCGCACCCGACTGCCGAAGGCCCGCGGTCACCTGTTCCGGGACACCGGGCACATGCCGCAGATCGAACGGGCCGCGGCGTTCCACGCGCTGGTGACCGAGTTCTGGGCGCGTCCGCCAGCCGGATAG
- a CDS encoding SDR family NAD(P)-dependent oxidoreductase: MREFVFPGGTAVVTGAASGIGEALAYGLARRGVDLVLLDRDAERLDAVVAAIRAAHPDRRVDTYLVDLADADATDRVAVELRRRHPRIRLLVNNAGVALGGRFDQVTLDEFLWVIEINFRAVVRLTHALLPALKAEPGAHLVNISSLFGLIAPAGQVAYSASKFAVRGFTEALRHELVDDGVGVTSVHPGGIRTRIAASARVGTGVPRAEFETGRQQFEKLLSIDPAKAAEVILRGVRRRRGRVLIGWSAKLPDLLVRLAPASYGKVLALATRRSVARVPEPRSASESVAPEPERPA; encoded by the coding sequence ATGCGTGAGTTCGTCTTTCCCGGCGGCACCGCGGTGGTGACCGGCGCGGCCAGCGGCATCGGCGAGGCCCTCGCGTACGGGCTGGCCCGCCGCGGCGTCGACCTGGTCCTGCTCGACCGGGACGCCGAACGGCTCGACGCGGTGGTGGCCGCGATCCGCGCCGCACACCCCGACCGCCGGGTCGACACCTATCTGGTCGACCTCGCCGACGCCGACGCCACCGACCGGGTGGCCGTCGAGCTGCGCCGGCGGCATCCCCGGATCCGGTTGCTGGTCAACAACGCCGGGGTGGCGCTGGGCGGCCGGTTCGATCAGGTCACCCTCGACGAGTTCCTCTGGGTCATCGAGATCAACTTCCGGGCCGTGGTCCGGCTGACCCACGCCCTGCTGCCCGCGCTCAAGGCCGAGCCGGGCGCCCACCTGGTCAACATCTCCAGCCTGTTCGGGCTGATCGCGCCCGCCGGGCAGGTCGCGTACTCGGCCAGCAAGTTCGCCGTTCGGGGCTTCACCGAGGCGCTGCGGCACGAACTGGTCGACGACGGCGTCGGCGTGACCTCGGTGCATCCCGGTGGCATCCGGACCCGGATCGCGGCCAGCGCGCGGGTGGGCACCGGCGTCCCCCGCGCGGAGTTCGAGACCGGCCGCCAGCAGTTCGAGAAGCTGCTCTCCATCGATCCGGCGAAGGCCGCCGAGGTGATCCTGCGCGGCGTCCGGCGCCGCCGGGGCCGGGTGCTGATCGGCTGGTCGGCGAAGCTGCCCGACCTGCTGGTCCGGCTCGCCCCGGCGTCGTACGGAAAGGTGCTGGCGCTGGCGACGAGGCGGAGCGTGGCCCGGGTGCCGGAGCCGCGCTCCGCCTCGGAATCCGTCGCGCCCGAACCGGAGCGGCCGGCATGA
- a CDS encoding flavin-containing monooxygenase, with protein MADHVDVLIVGAGLSGVGAAVHLRTNCPGKTYAVLEARDAIGGTWDLFRYPGIRSDSDMFTLGYSFKPWTEPKAIADGDSIRAYVRETAREYGVREHIRFHHRVVRAEWDSASARWTVHAHRDDTGEDVVLTCAFLFSCAGYYRYDSGYTPEFPGVDRYAGRLVHPQHWPADLDWTGRRVVVIGSGATAVTLVPAMAERAGHVTMLQRSPTYVIALPARDRLADALRRRLPARAAYSVVRWRNVLLGVANFQLSRRVPGLVKRFLRRAARGRLPVGYDVDRHFSPRYDPWDQRLCVVPDGDLFAAVSDGRASVVTDTIDTFTEAGIRLGSGAELPADIVVTATGLNLLALGGMTMTVDGAEVDLAGTVAYKGMMLSGVPNFAMTIGYTNASWTLKADLVATYVCRLLRHLDATGQQIVTPVAPDSGELVPLIDLQSGYVLRAVDRLPKQGPRAPWRLYQNYPRDVLLMRYGRLTDEGVRFSRAGAPASAGTARPTAPVA; from the coding sequence ATGGCCGACCACGTCGACGTCCTCATCGTCGGTGCCGGGCTCTCCGGCGTCGGCGCCGCCGTCCACCTGCGGACCAACTGCCCGGGCAAGACCTACGCGGTGCTGGAGGCGCGGGACGCCATCGGCGGCACCTGGGACCTGTTCCGCTACCCGGGCATCCGCTCCGACTCCGACATGTTCACCCTCGGCTATTCGTTCAAACCGTGGACCGAGCCGAAGGCCATCGCCGACGGCGACTCCATCCGGGCGTACGTGCGCGAGACCGCCCGCGAGTACGGGGTGCGGGAACACATCCGCTTCCACCACCGGGTGGTCCGCGCCGAGTGGGACAGTGCCAGCGCCCGCTGGACGGTCCACGCCCACCGCGACGACACCGGCGAGGATGTCGTCCTCACCTGCGCGTTCCTGTTCTCCTGCGCCGGCTACTACCGCTACGACTCCGGCTACACCCCTGAATTCCCGGGCGTCGACCGGTACGCCGGCCGGCTGGTGCACCCGCAGCACTGGCCGGCGGACCTCGACTGGACCGGCAGGCGGGTGGTGGTGATCGGCAGCGGCGCCACCGCGGTCACCCTGGTCCCGGCGATGGCCGAGCGCGCCGGCCACGTCACCATGCTCCAGCGCTCACCCACGTACGTCATCGCGCTGCCCGCACGCGACCGGCTCGCCGACGCGCTGCGCCGCCGGCTGCCGGCGCGGGCCGCGTATTCGGTGGTGCGCTGGCGGAACGTGCTGCTCGGGGTGGCCAACTTCCAGCTCAGTCGGCGTGTCCCGGGCCTGGTGAAGCGGTTCCTGCGCCGGGCCGCCCGGGGCCGACTGCCGGTCGGGTACGACGTCGACCGACACTTCTCGCCCCGCTACGACCCCTGGGACCAGCGGCTCTGCGTCGTCCCCGACGGCGATCTCTTCGCCGCGGTCAGCGACGGGCGGGCCTCGGTGGTCACCGACACCATCGACACCTTCACCGAGGCGGGCATCCGGCTCGGCTCCGGCGCGGAACTGCCCGCCGACATCGTCGTCACCGCCACCGGCCTCAACCTGCTCGCCCTCGGCGGCATGACGATGACCGTGGACGGCGCCGAGGTGGACCTGGCCGGCACGGTCGCGTACAAGGGCATGATGCTCTCCGGCGTGCCGAACTTCGCGATGACCATCGGCTACACCAACGCCTCCTGGACCCTCAAGGCCGACCTCGTCGCCACGTACGTCTGCCGGCTGCTGCGCCATCTGGACGCGACCGGCCAGCAGATCGTCACCCCGGTCGCCCCCGATTCCGGCGAGCTGGTGCCGCTCATCGACCTGCAGTCCGGGTACGTGCTGCGCGCCGTCGACCGACTCCCGAAGCAGGGCCCCCGGGCACCCTGGCGGCTGTACCAGAACTATCCCCGGGACGTGCTGCTGATGCGGTACGGCCGGCTCACCGACGAGGGCGTGCGCTTCTCCCGGGCCGGTGCGCCCGCCTCCGCCGGCACCGCGCGTCCCACCGCACCCGTCGCCTGA
- a CDS encoding helix-turn-helix transcriptional regulator: MRASRLLSILLLLQAHGRLTAAELARRLEVSVRTVYRDVESLHAAGIPLYGEAGHSGGYQLVDGWRTRLTGLTAEEADRLLFAGLPGPAAELGYQSVVANVQLKLRAALPPPLADRAARLEQRFHLDTPGWYSDGDPSPYLAPTAEAVWRQHRIRVRYQSWTGEVTRVLEPYGLVLKGGRWYVVAARPDRPEPATYRVNQILDLAPLDEPFDRPEFDLPGWWRAHVVDFRARLHRDEATVRLSPRGRERLREVASDPVVAAVDATAGPPDQAGWVYAVIPIESLTHAHGDLLRLGAEVEVLSPAPLRDRLADTATALAGLYRSPRTAPPPAR; this comes from the coding sequence ATGCGGGCCAGTCGTCTCCTGTCCATCCTGCTGCTGCTCCAGGCCCACGGCCGGCTCACCGCCGCCGAGCTGGCGCGCCGCCTGGAGGTCTCGGTCCGCACCGTCTACCGGGACGTCGAGTCGCTGCACGCCGCCGGCATCCCGCTGTACGGCGAGGCCGGCCACTCGGGCGGCTACCAGCTCGTCGACGGCTGGCGGACCCGGCTGACCGGGCTCACCGCCGAGGAGGCGGACCGGTTGCTCTTCGCCGGACTGCCCGGGCCGGCCGCCGAACTGGGCTACCAGTCGGTGGTGGCCAACGTCCAGCTCAAACTGCGGGCCGCGCTGCCGCCCCCGCTCGCCGACCGGGCCGCCCGGCTCGAACAGCGCTTCCACCTGGACACCCCCGGCTGGTACTCCGACGGCGACCCGTCGCCGTACCTGGCGCCGACGGCGGAGGCGGTGTGGCGGCAGCACCGGATCCGGGTCCGCTACCAGAGCTGGACCGGCGAGGTGACCCGGGTGCTGGAACCGTACGGCCTGGTGCTCAAGGGCGGCCGGTGGTACGTGGTGGCGGCCCGGCCGGACCGGCCCGAACCGGCCACCTACCGGGTGAACCAGATCCTCGACCTGGCCCCGCTCGACGAGCCGTTCGACCGGCCCGAGTTCGACCTGCCCGGCTGGTGGCGGGCGCACGTGGTGGACTTCCGGGCCCGGCTGCACCGGGACGAGGCGACCGTCCGGCTCTCCCCGCGCGGCCGGGAACGGCTGCGGGAGGTCGCCAGTGACCCGGTGGTCGCGGCGGTGGACGCCACGGCCGGCCCGCCGGACCAGGCCGGTTGGGTGTACGCCGTGATCCCGATCGAGTCGCTCACCCACGCCCACGGCGATCTGCTGCGGCTCGGTGCCGAGGTGGAGGTCCTCTCCCCCGCCCCGCTGCGCGACCGCCTCGCCGACACGGCCACCGCCCTCGCCGGCCTCTACCGGTCGCCCCGCACCGCCCCGCCACCCGCCCGTTGA
- a CDS encoding PLP-dependent aminotransferase family protein: MDRAKHRLSDESITAGADFLQLDVGEAPPGGRADWLAARLRAAIADGRVPVGARLPASRVLAAELGVSRGVVTEAYQRLTEDGHVMGRGRAGTVVVATPTEVVTPAPRPPARVEVFTDRPGAEVFDALRTAPAELDLTPGVPDLAAFPRAAWLRAERAVLHRLAPADFGYGDPTGTPALRLAVATWLARNRGIRVDPAEVVIVAGVSQALGLLAQLLHADGVHTVAVEDPGSLGVRQHLRNWQLDTPPVPVDERGLRVDRLEASGAPAVMLTPAHQFPTGVVLDGDRRRRLLRWAQRGGLVIEDDYDAEHRYDRPPVPALRGMLPEQVCYTGSVSKLLAPALRIGWVLVPPRHHAALVAAKRMADLGNAALPQLVLAELMDSGALERHLRLLRRRHVRRRDAMIRAVREHLPGAVLHGAAAGLHLLVTLPGGVDDVALAAAALRRGVKVQPLSWHGQRPQPPGLVLGYAANPTGDIERGIATVGVALRARS; this comes from the coding sequence GTGGACAGAGCCAAACATCGGTTATCCGACGAGTCCATAACGGCCGGTGCCGATTTCCTTCAGCTCGATGTCGGCGAGGCCCCGCCCGGTGGGCGCGCCGACTGGCTCGCGGCCCGGCTGCGAGCGGCCATCGCCGACGGTCGGGTGCCTGTGGGCGCCCGCCTGCCGGCCAGTCGGGTTCTCGCCGCCGAGCTGGGCGTCTCCCGGGGCGTGGTGACCGAGGCGTACCAGCGGCTCACCGAGGACGGGCACGTGATGGGGCGCGGTCGAGCCGGGACGGTCGTGGTGGCCACGCCCACCGAGGTGGTCACCCCCGCGCCGCGGCCACCCGCCCGGGTCGAGGTGTTCACCGACCGGCCGGGCGCGGAGGTCTTCGACGCCCTGCGTACCGCCCCGGCGGAGCTCGACCTGACACCCGGCGTACCCGATCTCGCGGCCTTCCCCCGCGCGGCCTGGCTGCGGGCCGAACGCGCCGTGCTGCACCGCCTGGCGCCCGCGGACTTCGGGTACGGCGACCCGACCGGCACCCCCGCGCTGCGGCTGGCGGTTGCCACCTGGCTGGCCCGCAACCGGGGCATCCGGGTCGACCCGGCCGAGGTGGTGATCGTCGCCGGGGTGTCCCAGGCGCTCGGCCTGCTCGCCCAACTGCTGCATGCCGACGGGGTGCACACGGTGGCGGTGGAGGACCCCGGCTCCCTCGGCGTCCGTCAGCACCTGCGCAACTGGCAGCTCGACACCCCGCCCGTGCCGGTGGACGAGCGCGGGCTGCGGGTGGACCGGCTGGAGGCCAGCGGCGCGCCGGCGGTGATGCTCACCCCCGCGCACCAGTTCCCGACCGGGGTGGTGCTCGACGGCGACCGGCGCCGCCGGTTGCTGCGCTGGGCGCAGCGGGGCGGCCTGGTCATCGAGGACGACTACGACGCCGAGCACCGCTACGATCGCCCGCCCGTGCCGGCGCTGCGTGGCATGTTGCCCGAGCAGGTCTGCTACACCGGCAGCGTCTCCAAGCTGCTCGCCCCGGCCCTGCGGATCGGCTGGGTGCTGGTGCCGCCGCGGCACCACGCGGCGTTGGTGGCCGCCAAACGGATGGCCGACCTCGGCAACGCGGCCCTGCCCCAGCTCGTGCTGGCCGAGTTGATGGACTCCGGGGCGCTGGAACGTCACCTGCGGCTGCTGCGTCGCCGGCACGTACGCCGCCGGGACGCGATGATCCGCGCCGTGCGCGAGCACCTGCCCGGGGCGGTCCTGCACGGCGCCGCCGCCGGCCTGCACCTGCTGGTCACCCTGCCCGGCGGCGTTGACGACGTCGCGTTGGCCGCCGCGGCGCTACGCCGGGGCGTCAAGGTGCAGCCGCTGTCCTGGCACGGGCAACGTCCGCAGCCGCCCGGCCTGGTCCTCGGCTACGCCGCCAACCCGACCGGCGACATCGAGCGCGGCATCGCCACCGTCGGCGTGGCTCTGCGCGCCCGCTCCTGA
- a CDS encoding LysE family translocator, with translation MSIAFLLTTLIVVITPGTGVVYTLSAGLSAGRRAALVAALGCTVSLVPHLAAAVTGLAALLRAGTPAFRVVTWLGVAYLLWMAWSALRDRSPLPVDDPRPPRRLLLDGVLVNLLNPKVTVFFVAFLPQFVPRTRRGPRSGCWPTVASSC, from the coding sequence ATGAGTATCGCCTTCCTGCTGACCACACTGATCGTGGTGATCACCCCGGGCACCGGGGTCGTGTACACGCTCTCCGCCGGACTGTCCGCGGGTCGCCGCGCCGCGCTGGTCGCCGCGCTGGGCTGCACCGTCAGCCTCGTGCCGCACCTGGCGGCGGCGGTCACCGGCCTGGCCGCCCTGCTGCGCGCCGGCACCCCGGCGTTCCGGGTGGTCACCTGGCTGGGCGTGGCGTATCTGCTGTGGATGGCCTGGTCCGCGCTGCGTGACCGCAGCCCGCTGCCGGTCGACGACCCACGCCCGCCGCGCCGGCTGCTCCTCGACGGGGTGCTGGTGAACCTGCTCAACCCCAAGGTGACCGTGTTCTTCGTGGCGTTCCTGCCGCAGTTCGTCCCCCGGACGCGCCGGGGGCCACGGTCCGGATGCTGGCCTACGGTGGCGTCTTCATGCTGA
- a CDS encoding B3/B4 domain-containing protein, with protein MRFRHAPQVWSTFPELVCGVLHATGVTPAVDVGPLLARHADTARARLAAGPEGGFPEIQAWRRAFARMGLPPTRYRCAAESLLRRFRRDGALPRLHPLVDLGNALSLGYAVPVAVLDVERITGDLAVRPATGDETYLTLGGGEDERPEPGEVIFADSAGRAHSRRWTHRQSGRSAVRDDTTEVLVVIEALHDGAAGTVPRMLAELASALTDRWRVSARTAMLTADAPVFAVTPAAGGPTPSAPGTTAAPGEVASLSPGR; from the coding sequence GTGCGCTTCCGACACGCCCCGCAGGTCTGGTCGACCTTCCCCGAGCTGGTCTGCGGCGTCCTGCACGCCACCGGCGTCACCCCGGCCGTCGACGTCGGTCCGCTGCTCGCCCGGCACGCGGACACCGCCCGGGCCCGACTCGCGGCCGGGCCGGAGGGCGGCTTCCCGGAGATCCAGGCCTGGCGCCGCGCCTTCGCGCGAATGGGATTGCCGCCGACCCGCTACCGATGCGCGGCCGAGTCGCTGCTGCGTCGCTTCCGGCGCGACGGCGCGCTGCCGCGGCTGCATCCGCTGGTCGACCTGGGCAACGCGCTGTCTCTCGGGTACGCCGTGCCGGTGGCCGTCCTCGACGTCGAGCGGATCACCGGCGACCTGGCGGTGCGGCCGGCCACCGGCGACGAGACCTACCTGACCCTCGGTGGCGGCGAGGACGAGCGCCCCGAGCCCGGCGAGGTGATCTTCGCCGACTCGGCCGGCCGGGCACACTCCCGGCGCTGGACCCACCGGCAGAGCGGCCGATCCGCCGTCCGGGACGACACCACCGAGGTGCTGGTGGTCATCGAGGCGCTGCACGACGGGGCGGCGGGAACGGTGCCCCGGATGCTCGCCGAGCTGGCGTCCGCCCTGACGGACCGGTGGCGGGTGTCGGCCCGGACGGCGATGCTGACGGCCGACGCGCCGGTCTTCGCGGTGACGCCGGCCGCCGGTGGGCCCACACCGTCCGCCCCCGGTACGACCGCCGCGCCGGGCGAGGTGGCGTCCCTGTCGCCGGGCCGGTGA
- a CDS encoding archease, whose amino-acid sequence MSRRPARGHRNVPHTADVRIEAWAPDREGCVVEAVAAMLDGFVDTAGATADSTAETRFAVPPGDDTDMLVAVLDEVIFRLETAGVLPLATEVRAADGGLLVRWWTVDADAVELVGAVPKAVSLHELRFGPDREGWSCAVTLDV is encoded by the coding sequence ATGAGCAGACGACCGGCGCGGGGACACCGGAACGTGCCGCACACCGCAGACGTACGGATCGAGGCGTGGGCGCCGGACCGGGAAGGGTGCGTGGTCGAGGCGGTGGCCGCGATGCTGGACGGCTTCGTCGACACCGCCGGCGCGACGGCGGACTCGACGGCCGAGACGCGGTTCGCCGTGCCGCCCGGTGACGACACGGACATGCTGGTCGCCGTCCTCGACGAGGTGATCTTCCGGCTGGAGACGGCGGGCGTGCTGCCGCTGGCCACCGAGGTACGCGCGGCCGACGGCGGGCTGCTGGTGCGGTGGTGGACGGTCGACGCCGACGCGGTGGAGCTGGTCGGCGCGGTACCCAAGGCGGTGTCCCTGCACGAGCTGCGCTTCGGCCCCGACCGGGAGGGCTGGTCCTGCGCGGTGACGCTGGACGTCTGA
- a CDS encoding RtcB family protein — MELVEESPYRFRIDRHDPMRVPGVVFASRSLLPDARADRSLDQVANVATLPGIVGASYAMPDVHLGYGFPIGGVAATDVEAGGVVSPGGVGFDISCGVRLLAAGLDRAELRPRLDALMDSLGEATPRGMGKGAVWHLAGGTELDGVLRGGSRYAVERGYGVQRDLDRCEDYGAVGDANPAQVSERAVQRGAGQVGSLGSGNHFLEVQAVAEVYDEPVAGAFGLRVGQVCVMIHCGSRGLGHQICTDYVHAMEKAMPGYGIQVPDRQLACAPVSSHEGRAYLGAMAAAANYARANRQLLHHAARQVFERVTGSDLSLVYDVSHNLAKIETHGVDGDQRRLCVHRKGATRALPPGHPDLPDDLRPVGQPVLIPGSMGTDSYVLVGTPGAPAFASTCHGAGRTQSRKQATKAVRGHDPRRELEARDIAVRGKSRRGLAEEMPAAYKDINAVIEATEGAGLCRRVARLVPVGVVKG; from the coding sequence ATGGAGCTGGTCGAGGAGTCGCCGTACCGGTTCCGGATCGACCGGCATGATCCGATGCGGGTCCCGGGCGTGGTCTTCGCGTCCCGGTCGCTGCTGCCGGACGCCCGGGCGGACCGGTCGCTGGACCAGGTCGCGAACGTGGCCACCCTGCCCGGCATCGTCGGCGCCTCCTACGCCATGCCGGATGTGCACCTGGGTTACGGCTTCCCGATCGGCGGCGTCGCCGCCACCGACGTCGAGGCCGGCGGGGTGGTCTCGCCCGGCGGGGTGGGCTTCGACATCTCCTGCGGGGTGCGGCTGCTCGCCGCCGGGCTCGACCGCGCCGAGCTACGCCCCCGCCTCGACGCGCTGATGGACAGCCTGGGGGAGGCCACCCCGCGCGGCATGGGCAAGGGTGCGGTGTGGCACCTGGCCGGCGGGACGGAACTCGACGGCGTGCTGCGCGGCGGCTCCCGGTACGCCGTCGAGCGCGGCTACGGGGTGCAGCGCGACCTGGACCGGTGCGAGGACTACGGCGCGGTCGGCGACGCGAATCCGGCCCAGGTCAGCGAGCGGGCGGTGCAGCGGGGCGCCGGTCAGGTCGGCAGCCTGGGCTCGGGCAACCACTTCCTTGAGGTGCAGGCCGTGGCGGAGGTGTACGACGAGCCGGTGGCCGGCGCCTTCGGGCTGCGTGTCGGGCAGGTCTGCGTCATGATCCACTGTGGTTCGCGCGGGCTCGGCCACCAGATCTGCACCGACTACGTCCACGCCATGGAGAAGGCGATGCCCGGGTACGGCATCCAGGTGCCGGACCGGCAGCTCGCCTGCGCGCCGGTGTCGTCCCACGAGGGACGGGCCTACCTCGGCGCGATGGCCGCCGCGGCGAACTACGCCCGGGCCAACCGGCAACTGCTGCACCACGCCGCCCGGCAGGTCTTCGAGCGGGTCACCGGAAGCGATCTGAGCCTGGTGTACGACGTTTCGCACAACCTCGCGAAGATCGAGACTCACGGCGTCGACGGCGACCAGCGGCGGCTCTGCGTGCACCGCAAGGGCGCCACCCGGGCGCTGCCGCCGGGCCACCCGGACCTGCCGGACGACCTGCGTCCGGTCGGGCAGCCGGTGCTGATCCCCGGGTCGATGGGCACCGACTCGTATGTGCTGGTCGGAACGCCGGGAGCGCCGGCCTTCGCCTCCACCTGCCACGGCGCCGGCCGTACGCAGAGCCGCAAGCAGGCCACCAAGGCGGTGCGCGGGCATGATCCACGCCGGGAACTGGAGGCGCGGGACATCGCGGTGCGGGGCAAGTCGCGGCGAGGACTGGCCGAGGAGATGCCGGCCGCGTACAAGGACATCAACGCGGTCATCGAGGCCACCGAGGGGGCCGGGCTCTGCCGGCGTGTGGCCCGGCTCGTCCCGGTCGGCGTGGTGAAGGGCTGA
- a CDS encoding ABC transporter ATP-binding protein, with translation MSTINGRLPAAIVGEPEPRDAEPLLRVRGLTKHFPVREGFRARGAVRAVDGLDFEVRPGETLGLVGESGCGKTTTGRMLVRLLEPTAGSIEFAGRDITHARRGELRSLRQDLQIIFQDPYASLNPRHTVGRIVAMPLQVNGVNPPGGIKKRVQELLELVGLNPEHYNRYPHEFSGGQRQRIGIARALALRPKLIVADEPVSALDVSIQAQVINLLRDLQRDLDLAFVFIAHDLAVVRHFCHRVAVMYLGKIVEVGDRDDIYERPQHPYTRALLSAIPDVTTLGPAGRIRLTGDVPTPLNPPSGCRFRTRCWKAQDRCAAEEPALVTRDDGHQLTACHYPQSGALAQARDAAVG, from the coding sequence ATGAGCACCATCAACGGGCGTCTGCCGGCGGCCATCGTCGGCGAACCCGAGCCGCGCGACGCCGAGCCGCTGCTCAGGGTGCGCGGGTTGACCAAGCACTTCCCGGTGCGGGAGGGCTTCCGGGCCAGGGGCGCCGTACGGGCGGTCGACGGCCTGGATTTCGAGGTGCGTCCGGGTGAGACGTTGGGCCTGGTCGGGGAGTCCGGGTGTGGCAAGACCACGACCGGGCGGATGCTGGTGCGGCTGCTGGAACCGACCGCCGGGTCGATCGAGTTCGCCGGCCGGGACATCACCCACGCCCGCCGTGGCGAGCTACGGTCGCTGCGGCAGGACCTGCAGATCATCTTCCAGGACCCGTACGCGTCGCTGAACCCCCGCCACACCGTCGGCCGGATCGTGGCCATGCCGTTGCAGGTCAACGGCGTCAACCCGCCCGGCGGGATCAAGAAACGCGTGCAGGAGCTCCTTGAACTGGTCGGGTTGAACCCGGAGCACTACAACCGTTACCCGCACGAGTTCTCCGGCGGGCAACGCCAACGTATCGGCATCGCCCGCGCCCTCGCGCTGCGCCCGAAACTCATCGTCGCCGACGAGCCCGTCTCCGCCCTGGACGTGTCCATCCAGGCCCAGGTCATCAACCTGCTGCGCGATCTGCAACGCGACCTCGACCTGGCGTTCGTGTTCATCGCACACGACCTGGCCGTGGTCCGGCACTTCTGCCACCGGGTCGCCGTCATGTACCTCGGCAAGATCGTCGAGGTCGGCGACCGCGACGACATCTACGAACGGCCCCAGCACCCGTACACCCGGGCACTGCTGTCCGCCATCCCGGACGTCACCACGCTCGGGCCGGCCGGACGTATCCGCCTCACCGGGGACGTGCCCACCCCGTTGAACCCCCCGTCGGGCTGCCGGTTCCGTACCCGCTGCTGGAAAGCCCAGGACCGCTGCGCCGCGGAGGAACCGGCACTGGTCACCCGCGACGACGGCCACCAGCTCACAGCCTGCCACTACCCGCAGAGCGGAGCGCTGGCTCAAGCCAGGGACGCCGCGGTGGGTTGA